The genomic segment TAGTAATTCGCCAGCGCATTCGCCGGCTGCAATTCTACAAATCGCTTCAGCTTCGTCTCCACGCATGGCAGCGGATTCGGCGATGCAATGTCCACCCTGCCCATGAAGAGATAAGGCGCTGCATCCTCGGGACTCAGGTCTGACGCTTCACACAGACGCTGCGCTGCATCCTCATACATTGCTCCGCTGAACAACGCCGTGCCCAGCGCGGTCAGCAGCCGTACTGATTTCGGATACGCCCTCACGCCCGACTCGAACACATCCTTCGCCTGCCAGATCGCGCGATGCTCCAGCAGTTCTGTGCCCCAGGCGAAATAATTCTCTTCGCTCGGATCTTCCTTCACCGCCCGCTCGAGCTCACGTACCGCGCCCAGCGGATCGCCGAGCTTCTCATCCACCTCACCCGCCAGCCGATGCCACTCCGACCTGTCGCCCTCTGCCAGCAGCTTATCGACATGCGCCCGCGCCTTCGCCGCATCGCCGTTCCGAAACAATGCAAGCGCCAGTTCATACTCTGCTTCCTTCTGCGTCGGATCAACTTCGAAAGCGGTCTGCAGAGGCACCACGGCCTCGGCATAGCTCTCCGTGTGCAGATAGAAACGGCCGAGCTCTTCATTTGCCTTGTAGTCCCTCGGCGACTTCGCCACCGCCTCGCGCAACTGCCGCTCCCTGCTTGCGGTCACTTCCGCGCCCTTCGGCTCAGCCTTCAACTGAAGCGTCTCGCGCGTTAACGACTCGCTGGCCCGCAGAGTTGTATCGGAGCCATGTCCTCCCGCAGCCGTCCAATCAGTAACTCCTGCCACCGTAAAGTTCGGCGCGTCAGAAAACTCCATCTCCGGCGTCTTCGCGTTCTTGTCTCCACCGCTCGCACCGTTGCCAAGCGTGAGTTCCACCCGCTGCACTGCGCCACCTGTTCCCCGCACGGTGACTTCGTTGCTGTGCGCGTCTGCCATGTGGGCGCTCACCACGTACACGCCGGCTTTCAGCCCCGCGAATCCAAAGC from the Occallatibacter riparius genome contains:
- a CDS encoding tetratricopeptide repeat protein — encoded protein: MKARWIICVLAALWMTAPLAPAWQQDTFAITGVVHDGAGKGVAGAAVRLQAQGDGHAQELKTDGTGSFGFAGLKAGVYVVSAHMADAHSNEVTVRGTGGAVQRVELTLGNGASGGDKNAKTPEMEFSDAPNFTVAGVTDWTAAGGHGSDTTLRASESLTRETLQLKAEPKGAEVTASRERQLREAVAKSPRDYKANEELGRFYLHTESYAEAVVPLQTAFEVDPTQKEAEYELALALFRNGDAAKARAHVDKLLAEGDRSEWHRLAGEVDEKLGDPLGAVRELERAVKEDPSEENYFAWGTELLEHRAIWQAKDVFESGVRAYPKSVRLLTALGTALFSGAMYEDAAQRLCEASDLSPEDAAPYLFMGRVDIASPNPLPCVETKLKRFVELQPANALANYYYAMAYWKQHGKKTDAETLRQVEQSLNKAVDADAKCSIAYLQLGVIRASQSDYRGAAEFYQKAIDADSLSTEAHYRLGVAYDRLGEKEKAAEEFRVHDELKKQQAAAVEKQRREVKQFLVQVGGDEKKTAQP